Proteins encoded by one window of Blautia faecicola:
- a CDS encoding DUF6783 domain-containing protein, translated as MQSPLCGRFYPYSVAVARYAALIRIKSPTNWDSQLTKSLFQTRSNASRGVTFFLIRRFRLLIQLLKSPYRQSHIFLPVLQLSLRLPVPASLHLRCHTVPGCLF; from the coding sequence CTGCAATCCCCACTTTGCGGGAGATTTTACCCTTATTCGGTTGCCGTAGCCCGCTACGCCGCCCTCATTCGGATAAAATCTCCCACAAACTGGGACTCGCAGCTCACGAAAAGCCTTTTTCAAACACGCTCTAACGCCTCCCGAGGGGTTACATTTTTTCTTATCCGACGTTTCCGTCTTCTTATTCAGCTTTTAAAGTCACCATATCGGCAATCTCATATTTTTCTGCCAGTTCTGCAACTTTCCCTTCGTTTGCCAGTTCCTGCAAGTCTGCATTTACGATGTCACACAGTTCCTGGTTGCCTTTTTTAA
- a CDS encoding DUF6783 domain-containing protein: MRVPVCGRFYPNEGGVAGYGNRIRVKSPAKWGLQIAEMIFQTRSRLSGGHVCCKGANAKLYFSIYNTEDKQ; this comes from the coding sequence CTGCGAGTCCCAGTTTGTGGGAGATTTTATCCGAATGAGGGCGGCGTAGCGGGCTACGGCAACCGAATAAGGGTAAAATCTCCCGCAAAGTGGGGATTGCAGATTGCGGAAATGATTTTTCAGACACGCTCTAGGCTTTCCGGGGGGCATGTTTGCTGTAAAGGGGCAAATGCAAAGCTATATTTCAGTATTTATAACACGGAGGATAAGCAATGA
- a CDS encoding amino acid ABC transporter permease, with product MSIEVMVRQMTAGFGQTCLIFFLTLIFSLPLGMIVYFGRVCRFKPLSWLVKIYISIMRGTPLMLQLLIWYFGPFYLWGMNIGGYKFTAIILGCSLNYAAYFAEIYRSGIESIPTGQYEAAQLLGYTRVQTFFKIVLPQVVKIVLPSVTNEVITLVKDTSLVYSVSYIEMFAVAKQIAAAQTTVVPFFIAGIFYYVFNYVVAWVMELFEKKLNYYR from the coding sequence ATGAGTATTGAGGTAATGGTACGACAGATGACGGCGGGTTTTGGGCAGACCTGTCTGATCTTTTTTCTGACCCTGATTTTTTCCCTTCCACTGGGAATGATCGTATATTTTGGACGCGTATGCCGGTTTAAGCCACTAAGCTGGCTGGTGAAGATCTATATTTCCATCATGCGTGGAACCCCGCTGATGCTGCAGCTGCTGATCTGGTATTTCGGACCGTTTTATCTGTGGGGCATGAATATCGGCGGTTATAAGTTTACAGCCATCATTCTGGGGTGTTCTCTGAACTATGCGGCATATTTTGCGGAAATCTATCGTTCCGGTATCGAATCGATCCCGACCGGACAGTATGAGGCAGCACAGCTGCTCGGCTACACCAGAGTACAGACTTTCTTCAAGATCGTTCTGCCACAAGTGGTAAAAATCGTTTTGCCATCTGTCACCAACGAGGTCATCACACTGGTCAAAGATACCTCTCTGGTATATTCCGTATCTTATATCGAGATGTTTGCCGTTGCAAAACAGATTGCAGCTGCACAGACTACTGTAGTACCGTTCTTTATCGCAGGTATTTTCTACTATGTATTTAACTATGTGGTAGCCTGGGTGATGGAACTGTTTGAGAAGAAACTGAACTATTATCGCTAG
- a CDS encoding amino acid ABC transporter ATP-binding protein — MKLLEMNHIKKEFDGLGVLKDISLAVEEGEIVSIIGPSGSGKSTMLRCATMLEEIDGGEILYMGKKAAWVENGKVMHPDKKEMKEIRSCFGLVFQNFNLFPHYSVLKNIADAPIHVQKRDKGEVYKEAMELLKKMGLEDKADAYPYQLSGGQCQRVAIARALALNPKILFFDEPTSALDPELTGEVLKVIKSLADLDITMVIVTHEMEFAKNISDRVIFMDKGVVALEGTPEEVFGADHTRMKEFLGKFHQN, encoded by the coding sequence ATGAAACTGTTGGAAATGAATCATATCAAAAAAGAATTTGACGGACTGGGGGTTTTAAAAGATATCTCTCTGGCGGTGGAAGAAGGAGAAATCGTTTCTATCATCGGTCCTTCCGGTTCCGGCAAATCCACGATGCTTCGCTGCGCGACGATGCTTGAGGAGATTGACGGCGGAGAGATCCTGTACATGGGGAAAAAAGCTGCCTGGGTAGAAAACGGCAAAGTGATGCATCCGGATAAAAAAGAGATGAAAGAGATCCGTTCCTGTTTCGGGCTGGTTTTTCAGAACTTTAATCTGTTTCCACATTATTCAGTATTGAAGAATATAGCAGATGCGCCGATCCATGTACAGAAACGGGACAAAGGCGAGGTGTACAAAGAGGCGATGGAACTGCTGAAAAAGATGGGGCTGGAAGATAAGGCAGATGCCTATCCATATCAGTTATCCGGCGGACAGTGCCAGCGTGTAGCTATCGCAAGAGCCTTGGCACTGAATCCGAAGATTCTGTTCTTTGATGAGCCGACTTCCGCACTGGATCCGGAACTGACCGGTGAAGTACTGAAAGTCATCAAATCTCTGGCGGATCTGGATATCACCATGGTGATCGTGACCCATGAGATGGAATTCGCAAAAAATATCTCTGACCGTGTGATCTTTATGGATAAAGGTGTGGTGGCACTGGAGGGAACACCGGAGGAGGTATTTGGTGCAGACCATACAAGAATGAAGGAATTTTTAGGAAAATTTCATCAGAACTAA
- the purB gene encoding adenylosuccinate lyase — MSTDRYVSPLSERYASKEMQYIFSPDMKFRTWRRLWIALAETEKELGLPITQEQIDELKAHKDDINYDVAKERERQVRHDVMSHVYAYGVQCPKAKGIIHLGATSCYVGDNTDIIVMTEALKLVKKKLVNVIAELAKFAEKYKDLPTLAFTHFQPAQPTTVGKRATLWMQEFMLDLEDLNYVLSTMKLLGSKGTTGTQASFLELFDGDQETIDKIDPMIAEKMGFKQCYPVSGQTYSRKVDTRVVNILAGIAASAHKFSNDIRLLQHLKEVEEPFEKSQIGSSAMAYKRNPMRSERIASLSRFVMVDAMNPAITSATQWFERTLDDSANKRLSVPEGFLAIDGILDLCLNVVDGLVVYPKVIEKRLRSELPFMATENIMMDAVKAGGDRQELHERIRELSMEAGKTVKVEGKDNNLLELIAADPAFNLTLEELEKTMDPAKYTGRASVQVDAFLKNVINPMLEENKDLLGMTAEINV, encoded by the coding sequence ATGAGTACAGACAGATATGTAAGTCCGTTATCTGAGCGTTATGCAAGCAAAGAAATGCAGTATATCTTTTCCCCGGATATGAAGTTCCGTACCTGGAGACGCCTGTGGATCGCACTGGCAGAGACCGAGAAAGAACTGGGGCTGCCGATCACCCAGGAACAGATTGACGAATTAAAAGCGCACAAAGACGATATTAACTATGATGTGGCAAAAGAGAGAGAACGCCAGGTACGTCATGATGTTATGTCTCATGTATATGCATATGGTGTACAGTGCCCGAAGGCAAAGGGAATCATCCATCTGGGTGCAACTTCCTGTTATGTAGGTGACAACACCGATATTATTGTTATGACCGAAGCTCTGAAACTGGTAAAGAAAAAACTGGTGAATGTGATTGCAGAGCTGGCAAAATTTGCAGAAAAATACAAAGATCTGCCGACACTGGCATTTACCCATTTCCAGCCGGCGCAGCCGACAACCGTAGGTAAACGTGCCACCCTGTGGATGCAGGAGTTTATGCTGGATCTGGAAGATCTGAATTATGTCTTAAGCACTATGAAACTGCTGGGTTCCAAGGGAACAACCGGAACACAGGCAAGTTTCCTGGAACTGTTCGACGGAGATCAGGAAACCATCGATAAGATCGATCCGATGATCGCTGAAAAGATGGGATTCAAACAGTGCTATCCGGTATCCGGCCAGACCTATTCCAGAAAAGTAGATACCAGAGTGGTCAATATTCTGGCAGGCATCGCAGCGAGCGCACATAAGTTTTCCAACGATATCCGTCTTCTGCAGCATCTGAAAGAAGTAGAAGAACCATTCGAGAAGAGCCAGATCGGATCTTCCGCCATGGCTTATAAGAGAAATCCGATGAGAAGTGAGCGTATCGCTTCCCTGTCCCGTTTCGTGATGGTAGATGCGATGAACCCGGCAATTACTTCCGCTACCCAGTGGTTTGAGAGAACCCTGGATGATTCTGCCAATAAGAGACTGTCCGTTCCGGAAGGATTCCTGGCCATCGACGGTATCCTGGATCTGTGCCTGAATGTGGTAGACGGTCTGGTGGTATATCCGAAGGTTATCGAGAAGAGACTGCGTTCCGAACTGCCATTCATGGCTACGGAAAACATCATGATGGATGCTGTAAAAGCAGGCGGTGACCGTCAGGAACTGCATGAGAGAATCCGTGAACTGTCCATGGAAGCAGGAAAGACCGTCAAAGTAGAAGGAAAAGACAACAACCTTCTGGAGCTGATCGCTGCTGACCCGGCATTCAACCTGACCCTGGAAGAACTGGAAAAAACCATGGATCCTGCAAAATACACAGGACGCGCTTCCGTACAGGTAGATGCCTTCCTGAAAAACGTCATCAACCCGATGCTGGAAGAGAATAAAGACCTGCTGGGTATGACTGCTGAGATCAATGTATAA
- a CDS encoding LacI family DNA-binding transcriptional regulator yields MARKQNVTFADIAKYTNFSKTTISRYFNNPDSLTEKNQKIIADALEKLNYQENKVARILASGQTEFVGVIIPNLFLHYYSEMLDRILSTYETFGYKFLVFLSNGDADTERQYIQELLAYKIEGLIILSHAIPSMELANLHIPIVAIEREDAHISSINTDNYMGAIQATSLLYRHNCEVLFHINNPTAKSIPAYGRIEGFEDFCREQQIPHRIFLHEMKDQTASQEHLKEILSEIEADSPGRKKGIFVSNDTHASILVNLLVRKYGKLPEDYLIVGFDDSPASRNAIFPISTVAQQIDVLATEAVKLLVEQIEEHKNSKHTPVSEPVHKMITPVLIRRETTERDPLAEND; encoded by the coding sequence ATGGCACGAAAACAGAATGTAACCTTCGCGGACATTGCAAAATATACGAATTTTTCCAAAACAACCATTTCCCGGTATTTTAATAACCCGGATTCCCTTACCGAGAAGAACCAGAAGATCATCGCAGACGCACTGGAAAAGCTGAATTATCAGGAAAATAAAGTGGCACGGATCCTGGCAAGCGGACAGACCGAATTCGTCGGTGTGATCATCCCGAACCTGTTTCTTCACTATTATTCCGAGATGCTTGACCGGATTCTTTCCACCTATGAGACGTTTGGGTATAAATTCCTGGTGTTTTTAAGTAACGGAGATGCTGACACCGAGCGGCAGTATATTCAGGAACTTCTCGCCTACAAGATCGAGGGGCTGATCATTTTAAGCCATGCGATCCCTTCAATGGAACTTGCCAACCTGCATATCCCGATCGTAGCGATCGAGCGGGAGGATGCTCACATCAGCAGCATCAACACCGATAACTACATGGGTGCGATCCAGGCGACCAGTCTGCTCTATCGTCACAACTGTGAAGTGCTTTTCCACATCAACAATCCGACCGCCAAAAGTATCCCGGCATACGGTCGAATCGAAGGGTTTGAAGATTTTTGCAGGGAACAGCAGATTCCACACCGCATCTTTCTCCATGAGATGAAAGATCAGACAGCTTCCCAGGAGCATCTGAAAGAGATCCTCTCCGAGATCGAGGCGGACTCTCCCGGCAGGAAAAAGGGCATTTTCGTCTCCAACGATACCCACGCCAGCATCCTGGTCAATCTGCTGGTACGAAAATACGGTAAACTCCCGGAAGACTACCTGATCGTCGGCTTCGACGACTCCCCCGCCTCCCGAAACGCCATCTTCCCGATCAGCACCGTGGCTCAGCAGATCGATGTGCTCGCTACTGAAGCGGTGAAACTTCTGGTGGAGCAGATTGAAGAACATAAAAACAGCAAACACACACCGGTCAGCGAACCGGTACACAAGATGATCACACCGGTGCTGATCCGCAGAGAGACAACGGAGCGGGATCCGCTGGCAGAAAACGATTAA
- a CDS encoding glycoside hydrolase family 32 protein, with protein MKDFVHVKAPGNWINDPNGFIYYKGKYHLFFQHFPHAPEWGTMHWGHTVSEDLVHWEYQGIALFPTKEYDQNGVFSGTALEEDGKLKIYYSAVKYLKPNPEDIHRVLDDAIQTSQAMIVSEDGFHFNNWDKKKVLPTVHDEEVGEPKMRDPKVWKDGDSYYMMMGSSYHDAGRVLFYTSKDGENWTYANQCRSESYGWTIECPDLFSQNDQWIFIGCPMRLTPGEKKYPDQAVWALAEFDPKTCELKLPDTHSYVDYGLDLYAPQTTLDAEGRRVMISWMRMPMAVTDSTDRPAWNGMMSSARVVEEKEGHLYFHMHPQVDAYLSAETTAEEAAESGRVFRIRTDLSEGETLNIGGYVISRSEGKIVGDRSAVLEGCDEVRTVDATPVIEGAAQLDILVNDHLIEIFVNDGQYVLSHVVYGKSKKIFGKYEKVLVGK; from the coding sequence ATGAAAGATTTTGTACATGTAAAAGCTCCGGGAAACTGGATCAACGATCCGAACGGTTTTATCTATTATAAAGGCAAATATCACCTGTTTTTCCAGCATTTTCCCCATGCACCGGAATGGGGAACCATGCACTGGGGACATACTGTCAGTGAGGATCTGGTGCACTGGGAGTATCAGGGAATCGCACTGTTTCCAACCAAAGAATATGATCAGAATGGTGTGTTTTCCGGTACTGCACTGGAAGAAGATGGTAAGCTGAAGATTTATTACAGCGCGGTAAAATATCTGAAACCAAACCCGGAAGATATTCACCGGGTACTGGACGATGCCATTCAGACGAGCCAGGCAATGATCGTATCGGAAGACGGGTTCCATTTTAATAACTGGGATAAAAAGAAGGTGCTGCCGACTGTTCATGATGAAGAGGTCGGAGAGCCGAAGATGAGAGATCCGAAGGTGTGGAAAGACGGAGACAGCTATTATATGATGATGGGAAGTTCGTATCATGACGCCGGAAGAGTTCTCTTTTATACGAGTAAAGACGGAGAAAACTGGACTTACGCAAATCAGTGCCGGTCAGAATCATACGGATGGACGATCGAGTGTCCGGATCTGTTTTCTCAGAATGATCAGTGGATTTTCATCGGCTGTCCGATGCGTCTTACACCGGGGGAGAAGAAATATCCGGACCAGGCTGTATGGGCGCTGGCGGAATTTGATCCGAAGACCTGTGAACTGAAGCTGCCGGATACTCACAGTTATGTGGATTACGGTCTGGATCTGTATGCACCGCAGACGACACTGGACGCGGAGGGAAGAAGAGTGATGATCTCCTGGATGCGTATGCCGATGGCAGTGACAGACAGTACGGATCGCCCGGCATGGAACGGTATGATGAGCAGTGCCCGCGTGGTGGAAGAAAAAGAGGGACATCTGTATTTCCACATGCATCCACAGGTGGACGCATACCTCAGCGCGGAAACTACAGCCGAAGAGGCAGCAGAGAGTGGAAGAGTCTTCCGGATCCGGACGGATCTTTCTGAGGGAGAAACCTTAAATATTGGCGGGTATGTGATCAGCCGCAGCGAAGGAAAGATCGTTGGCGACCGGTCAGCCGTTCTTGAAGGATGTGACGAAGTGCGAACTGTTGATGCGACTCCGGTGATCGAGGGTGCGGCACAGCTGGATATTCTGGTGAACGATCATCTGATTGAAATCTTTGTCAACGACGGTCAGTATGTGCTCAGCCATGTGGTTTACGGAAAATCGAAAAAGATTTTCGGAAAATATGAAAAAGTTCTGGTGGGAAAATAA
- a CDS encoding adenylosuccinate synthase — MIKAVVGANWGDEGKGKITDMLAKEADIIVRFQGGANAGHTIVNDYGKFALHTLPSGVFYNHTTSVIGNGVALNVPLVFKEIQDIVSKGVPTPKILISDRAQMVMSYHILFDQYEEERLGGKSFGSTKSGIAPFYSDKFAKIGFQVSELFDEEALKEKVAGICEKKNVMLEYLYHKPLLKPEEIFEELMSYKKMLEPYVCDVSLFLWNALKEGKEILLEGQLGSLKDPDHGIYPMVTSSSTLAGYGAVGAGVPPYEIKKIITVCKAYSSAVGAGAFVSEIFGDEADELRRRGGDGGEFGATTGRPRRMGWFDAVASKYGCRMQGTTDVAFTVLDVLGYLDEIPVCVGYDIDGKVTTDFPTTTLLEKAKPVYETLPGWKCDIRGIKKYEDLPENCRKYIEFVEEKIGFPITMISNGPGRDDIIYR; from the coding sequence ATGATTAAAGCTGTTGTTGGAGCAAACTGGGGAGATGAAGGAAAAGGTAAGATTACCGATATGCTGGCTAAAGAAGCGGACATTATCGTTCGTTTCCAGGGTGGAGCCAATGCCGGACATACCATCGTAAATGATTACGGCAAGTTCGCACTGCATACTCTGCCGTCAGGTGTATTTTATAATCATACCACAAGCGTGATCGGAAACGGTGTTGCACTGAATGTACCACTGGTTTTTAAAGAGATCCAGGATATCGTATCCAAAGGGGTACCGACACCGAAGATCCTGATTTCCGACCGTGCACAGATGGTAATGTCTTATCACATTCTGTTTGATCAGTACGAAGAAGAACGTCTGGGTGGCAAATCCTTCGGATCCACAAAATCAGGTATCGCTCCTTTTTATTCTGATAAATTTGCAAAGATCGGTTTTCAGGTCAGCGAGTTGTTTGACGAGGAAGCGCTGAAAGAAAAAGTAGCAGGCATCTGCGAGAAAAAGAACGTTATGCTGGAGTATCTGTATCACAAACCGCTTCTGAAACCGGAAGAGATTTTTGAAGAGCTGATGAGCTACAAGAAGATGCTGGAGCCATATGTATGCGACGTATCTTTGTTCCTGTGGAACGCACTGAAAGAAGGAAAAGAGATCCTGTTAGAGGGTCAGCTGGGATCCTTAAAAGACCCGGATCACGGTATTTACCCAATGGTAACTTCTTCCTCCACACTGGCAGGATACGGTGCAGTAGGAGCAGGTGTACCGCCATATGAGATCAAGAAAATCATCACCGTATGTAAAGCATACTCCAGCGCAGTAGGAGCAGGAGCATTCGTATCCGAGATATTCGGAGACGAGGCAGATGAGCTGAGACGCAGAGGCGGAGACGGCGGCGAGTTCGGTGCAACAACCGGAAGACCGAGACGTATGGGATGGTTCGATGCAGTGGCTTCCAAATATGGATGCCGTATGCAGGGAACTACCGATGTAGCGTTCACCGTACTGGATGTTCTGGGATATCTGGATGAGATTCCGGTATGTGTAGGATACGACATCGACGGCAAAGTAACTACAGACTTCCCGACCACCACACTGCTGGAAAAGGCAAAGCCGGTGTATGAAACTCTGCCGGGATGGAAATGCGATATCCGCGGTATCAAGAAATACGAAGATCTGCCGGAAAACTGCAGAAAATACATCGAATTCGTAGAAGAGAAGATTGGTTTCCCGATCACCATGATTTCCAATGGTCCGGGAAGAGATGATATCATCTACAGATAA